In Phreatobacter stygius, a genomic segment contains:
- a CDS encoding type I secretion system permease/ATPase, whose translation MRSLPNPASPRDPLGEVLAGYRGSLVWVGLFSGVMNVIMLAGSIYMLQVYDRVLASRSVPTLVGLTAMLLVVFLVQGLLDVVRQRILTRIGAAIDRRLAPRIFDLMVLIPVRAGLRQDALQPGRDLDAVRGFMSGLGPTTFFDLPWVPIFLLLCFLLHVWIGLTALVACVVLLAVTLLTDRATKEPTAIVSREAAARSGIAEGVKRNAETIVAMGMQKALVRRYQTTNGRFLEANEAASDVVTTYGAVSRIFRMFMQSAMLGLGAYLVILGQVSGGVMIAASILMGRALAPIELAVAHWKGFVAARQALARLRKTMAALGDGAEPMALPAPKRMLTVDQVFAAAPGAQEPIIQGISFSLLAGQALGIIGPSASGKSTLARVLTGSWLPLRGSLRLDGAELSQWSADARGGFIGYLAQDIGLFDGTVAENIARFQPDADPQAIVEAARATGADDVIRKLPAGYETRIGEGGIALSGGQRQRVALARALYGNPFLVVLDEPNANLDAEGEAAVTQAIRHIRDSGGIAIVVAHRPSAITAVDMVAVMKDGRVAAFGPKDEVLNKVLAPAKGTRSP comes from the coding sequence ATGCGTAGTCTTCCAAACCCGGCTTCGCCGCGTGATCCCCTGGGCGAGGTTCTCGCTGGATACCGCGGTTCGCTCGTCTGGGTCGGCCTGTTTTCCGGCGTCATGAACGTGATCATGCTCGCCGGCTCCATCTACATGTTGCAGGTCTATGACCGGGTTCTGGCGAGCCGCAGCGTGCCGACCCTGGTCGGGCTGACCGCCATGCTGCTCGTCGTTTTCCTGGTCCAGGGGCTGCTCGACGTCGTCAGGCAGCGCATCTTGACCCGCATCGGGGCGGCGATCGACCGGCGCCTGGCGCCGCGCATCTTCGACCTGATGGTGCTGATCCCGGTGCGCGCCGGCCTGCGCCAGGACGCCTTGCAACCGGGGCGCGATCTCGACGCCGTCAGGGGCTTCATGTCGGGCCTCGGGCCGACGACCTTTTTCGACCTGCCCTGGGTGCCGATCTTCCTCTTGCTGTGTTTCCTGCTGCATGTCTGGATCGGCCTGACCGCGCTGGTCGCCTGCGTCGTGCTGCTGGCCGTCACGCTGCTCACCGACCGGGCGACCAAGGAGCCGACCGCGATCGTCTCGCGCGAGGCGGCGGCGCGCAGCGGCATTGCCGAGGGCGTCAAGCGTAATGCCGAGACCATTGTCGCCATGGGCATGCAGAAGGCGCTGGTCCGCCGCTACCAGACGACCAATGGCCGGTTCCTGGAGGCCAATGAGGCCGCCTCCGACGTCGTCACCACTTACGGCGCGGTCTCGCGCATCTTCCGCATGTTCATGCAGTCGGCCATGCTTGGCCTCGGTGCCTATCTGGTCATTTTAGGCCAGGTCTCCGGCGGCGTGATGATCGCCGCCTCGATCCTGATGGGCCGGGCGCTGGCGCCGATCGAGCTGGCGGTGGCCCATTGGAAAGGGTTCGTGGCGGCACGCCAGGCCCTGGCGCGGCTGCGCAAGACCATGGCCGCACTCGGCGATGGGGCCGAACCCATGGCGCTGCCGGCGCCGAAACGCATGCTGACGGTGGATCAGGTCTTTGCCGCAGCCCCCGGCGCGCAAGAGCCGATCATCCAGGGCATTTCTTTCTCGCTGCTGGCCGGCCAGGCGCTCGGCATTATCGGACCCTCGGCCTCGGGCAAGTCGACGCTGGCGCGTGTGCTCACCGGTTCCTGGCTGCCACTGCGTGGTTCGCTCCGGCTCGACGGCGCCGAGCTCTCGCAATGGAGCGCCGATGCGCGTGGCGGCTTCATCGGTTATCTCGCCCAGGATATCGGTCTGTTCGACGGCACGGTCGCCGAGAATATCGCCCGCTTCCAGCCCGATGCCGATCCGCAGGCGATCGTCGAGGCGGCCCGTGCCACCGGCGCCGACGATGTCATCCGCAAGCTCCCGGCCGGCTATGAGACGCGCATTGGCGAGGGCGGCATTGCGCTCTCAGGCGGCCAGCGCCAGCGTGTGGCGCTCGCCCGTGCGCTCTACGGCAATCCCTTTCTGGTGGTGCTCGACGAACCCAATGCCAATCTCGATGCCGAGGGCGAGGCGGCGGTCACCCAGGCGATCCGCCATATCCGCGACAGCGGCGGCATTGCCATCGTGGTGGCGCACCGGCCGAGCGCCATCACGGCGGTCGACATGGTCGCTGTCATGAAGGATGGCCGCGTCGCTGCCTTCGGGCCGAAGGACGAGGTGCTGAACAAGGTGCTCGCCCCGGCGAAGGGAACGAGGTCGCCATGA